From the Leptolyngbya sp. O-77 genome, one window contains:
- the rplS gene encoding 50S ribosomal protein L19 has translation MKAQEIIRSIESEQLKTDLPIIHVGDTVKVGVVIQEGGKERVQPYEGTVIAMRNGGINETITVRRIFQGVGVERVFLLHSPRVASIQVLRRGKARRAKLYYLRDRVGKATRLKQRFDRPL, from the coding sequence ATGAAAGCCCAGGAGATCATCCGCTCCATTGAGTCGGAACAGTTGAAGACCGATTTGCCCATCATCCACGTCGGCGATACGGTCAAGGTCGGAGTTGTGATTCAAGAAGGTGGCAAGGAGCGGGTTCAGCCCTATGAGGGCACCGTGATCGCCATGCGGAATGGCGGCATTAACGAAACCATCACGGTTCGCCGAATTTTTCAGGGCGTTGGGGTAGAGCGGGTGTTTTTGCTCCATTCGCCCCGTGTGGCTAGCATTCAGGTGTTGCGCCGAGGCAAGGCCCGTCGCGCCAAGCTCTACTATCTGCGCGATCGCGTGGGCAAGGCAACCCGTCTGAAGCAGCGCTTCGATCGCCCACTCTAG